The Klebsiella quasivariicola region GCCCCGCGGCCAGCGCCAGACGCGCCACGACGTACCCGTCGCCGCCGTTATTGCCATGTCCGCAGAGGATCAGCCAGTGCGCGCTGGCGGGATAAGCGCGGCTGGCCAGCTGAAAGGCCGCCTCGCCCGCGCGCTGCATGAGTTCGAACAGCGTCAGCCCCAGGCTGTCCGCCGCCTCTCGTTCGGCCAGGCGCAGCGCCTCCGCAGGCCAAATGTTGTATGGTATACTGTCAGGGTTTTTCGTCATTGTATGGTCCATCATGTCACAGCCCCTCGATCTCGTTCAGTTAGCGCAACAAATCAAACAATGGGGCACAGAGCTTGGGTTCCAGCAGGTGGGGATCGCCGATACCGATCTCAGCGCCAGTGAACCCAAACTGCAGGCATGGCTGGATAAACAATACCACGGCGAAATGGAATGGATGGCGCGTCACGGTATGATGCGCGCCCGTCCCCACGAGCTGCTGCCCGGTACGTTACGCGTCATCAGCGTGCGGATGAACTATCTGCCCGCCAACGCCGCCTTTGCCCGCACCCTGAAAGATCCCGCGCTGGGTTACGTCAGCCGTTATGCCCTCGGGCGTGATTATCATAAGCTGCTACGTAATCGCCTGAAAAAACTGGGGGAGAAGATTCAGGAACAGTGTGCTTCGCTCAATTTTAGACCTTTTGTCGACTCCGCGCCTATCCTGGAACGGCCAATCGCAGAAAAAGCGGGCCTTGGCTGGACAGGTAAGCACTCACTTATCTTAAGTCGCGACGCCGGATCGTTCTTTTTCCTCGGCGAACTGCTGATTGACCTGCCCCTGCCGGTCGACAGCCCGGTTGCGGAAGAGTGCGGACGCTGCGTCGCCTGCATGACCATCTGTCCTACCGGCGCCATCGTTGAGCCCTACACCGTCGACGCCCGGCGCTGCATCTCTTATCTCACCATCGAACTGGAAGGCGCGATCCCCGAGGAGTTCCGTCCGCTTATCGGCAACCGCATCTATGGCTGCGACGACTGCCAGCTCATCTGCCCGTGGAACCGTTTCTCACAGCTCACCGATGAAGAGGATTTCAGCCCACGCAAAGCGCTGCATGCCCCGCCGCTGGTGGAGCTGTTCGCCTGGAGCGAAGCGTGGTTTCTGAAGGTAACCGAAGGGTCGGCCATTCGTCGCATTGGCCACCTGCGCTGGCTGCGC contains the following coding sequences:
- the queG gene encoding tRNA epoxyqueuosine(34) reductase QueG, with protein sequence MSQPLDLVQLAQQIKQWGTELGFQQVGIADTDLSASEPKLQAWLDKQYHGEMEWMARHGMMRARPHELLPGTLRVISVRMNYLPANAAFARTLKDPALGYVSRYALGRDYHKLLRNRLKKLGEKIQEQCASLNFRPFVDSAPILERPIAEKAGLGWTGKHSLILSRDAGSFFFLGELLIDLPLPVDSPVAEECGRCVACMTICPTGAIVEPYTVDARRCISYLTIELEGAIPEEFRPLIGNRIYGCDDCQLICPWNRFSQLTDEEDFSPRKALHAPPLVELFAWSEAWFLKVTEGSAIRRIGHLRWLRNIAVALGNAPWDEAHLRALESRRGEHPLLDEHIEWAIAQQMKKRSADAVEVQLPKKLRLVRVVEKGLPRDA